From the Brevibacillus choshinensis genome, one window contains:
- a CDS encoding YqzE family protein, whose product MSFQEYLKYLTRLFVQYMETPKDERRQRKMPRESWSSRWFGAIPMSIRLLWRK is encoded by the coding sequence ATGTCTTTTCAGGAGTATTTAAAGTATCTGACCAGATTGTTTGTCCAGTACATGGAGACCCCGAAAGATGAACGGCGTCAGCGAAAGATGCCTCGAGAGTCTTGGTCGTCACGCTGGTTTGGGGCGATTCCCATGTCAATTCGGCTGTTATGGCGTAAATAA
- a CDS encoding YkuS family protein, with protein sequence MARVAVEQSLSQISKMLRDNGYDVVDLGNWQQVVDAIVITGQDINVLGDQNKTITGAPIINAEGMTANEVFHEVHVRLSPTDHR encoded by the coding sequence ATGGCGAGAGTCGCAGTAGAACAATCTCTATCACAAATCAGCAAGATGCTACGGGATAACGGGTATGATGTCGTCGATTTAGGGAACTGGCAGCAAGTGGTGGACGCAATTGTGATCACGGGGCAGGATATCAATGTACTGGGCGATCAAAACAAGACCATTACAGGTGCCCCTATTATCAATGCGGAAGGGATGACAGCGAACGAAGTTTTCCATGAGGTACACGTTCGGTTGTCCCCGACGGATCACCGATAG
- a CDS encoding YqhG family protein has protein sequence MQQEQVRQFVERYLASFSAHIVESHPDYLTVKLPVDVDKDIGNRPFYWSWVEKMNIAYQPLVLTFAFHPDRIPDGLRAEYVHLGAARMQQIFESTKKHGRFLCMYEQKTGVPSASRRSTPLVPWLGLNLKVSLLCDKKRDILLYLGINLHNPRVVHDFTSFLFRLPLSPTIPDYFYTTDRRITVPQALAMAEQEVTNVLKLEDQTWAEEARSRLQEELDILAAYYEELARREPESAEKDTEDGAKEEESIEDDPLGEQSTTVLDPAVQPTASADAVEQPQSFDEYRATGGRILDFLRANGIQVTPKEEINQKEWRKSTPDEERQRRMDELIWQHEPRIDVQFINGGLFYLSSIPPLVSTSQQKNTSKSPVSGRIL, from the coding sequence ATGCAGCAGGAACAGGTCCGGCAATTTGTGGAGCGCTATCTCGCCTCCTTTTCTGCCCATATCGTCGAATCCCATCCCGACTACTTGACCGTCAAGCTTCCCGTCGACGTCGACAAGGACATCGGCAATCGTCCGTTTTATTGGAGCTGGGTAGAAAAAATGAATATCGCGTATCAGCCGTTGGTGCTGACGTTTGCCTTTCATCCTGATCGGATCCCGGACGGACTGCGTGCAGAATATGTCCACTTGGGAGCAGCACGGATGCAACAAATCTTTGAATCCACCAAAAAGCATGGTCGCTTTCTCTGTATGTACGAACAAAAAACAGGAGTGCCAAGCGCATCAAGACGATCTACCCCACTCGTTCCTTGGCTTGGGCTCAATCTGAAAGTATCGCTCCTCTGTGACAAGAAGCGAGACATTCTACTCTACTTGGGGATCAACTTGCACAACCCGCGAGTTGTCCACGACTTCACTTCTTTTTTATTTCGACTGCCGCTCAGCCCTACCATCCCAGACTACTTCTACACAACAGACCGGCGTATTACGGTTCCACAGGCGCTGGCCATGGCCGAGCAGGAAGTGACCAACGTGTTGAAGCTGGAGGATCAGACGTGGGCAGAAGAGGCTCGGAGTCGCTTGCAGGAAGAACTCGATATCCTTGCTGCCTACTATGAAGAGCTCGCTCGCCGCGAACCAGAATCGGCTGAAAAAGACACAGAGGACGGAGCTAAGGAAGAAGAAAGCATCGAGGATGATCCCTTGGGGGAACAATCTACAACCGTATTAGATCCAGCCGTTCAGCCAACAGCCTCAGCCGATGCTGTCGAACAGCCGCAGTCGTTTGACGAATATCGGGCGACAGGTGGAAGAATCCTCGACTTTTTACGTGCCAATGGGATTCAAGTGACACCAAAGGAAGAGATCAATCAGAAGGAATGGCGAAAAAGCACACCAGACGAGGAACGCCAACGTCGTATGGACGAACTGATATGGCAGCACGAACCGCGGATTGACGTGCAGTTTATTAATGGAGGGCTGTTTTACTTGTCGTCTATTCCTCCGCTCGTATCGACTTCTCAGCAAAAAAATACATCCAAATCCCCCGTATCTGGACGAATTCTGTAA
- a CDS encoding DEAD/DEAH box helicase, whose product MPNIPVTFDTSWLDPLTERMQEDGPWDKWELFKLALEAEEAMAVREFDQLQSLKYLPLLSPFPHQLQTAERVLLDMRGRAILADEVGLGKTIEAGLIMKEYMVRGLAKKILVLVPASLVIQWTKELHQKFGITAVAQKKEYMWRQHDVVVASIDTAKRDPHRRHVLDIDYDMLIIDEAHKLKNKRTRNYQFVKEIRKKYCLLLTATPIQNEMDELYNLINLLKPGHLGHTATFSSNYVEGKRQSKNSEKLREEVEKVMIRNKRSDGGIQFTSRRVQSVPIELSTEEMALYDGVTRFVREQYHTGISGAGGFNSLSLITLQREVCSSKEAAFMTLYNMHQRMAENSPMREQIVELVEMIKRIENHSKAAKTVELIQNINDKVIIFTEYRATQNYLQKYLHDHGITSVPFRGGFKRSKKDWMTDLFQNRAQVLIATEAGGEGINLQFCNQVINYDMPWNPMRVEQRIGRVHRLGQKRDVYIHNLSTVGTIEEHILNLLYEKIDLFEMVIGELDDIVERLNLNHSLEENLIQIIMDSRSSKEMALKLDNMGHAIRAIRQSQPRTDSTLSEAADQ is encoded by the coding sequence ATGCCGAATATTCCTGTTACCTTTGACACCAGCTGGCTTGATCCGCTGACGGAACGTATGCAAGAAGACGGACCGTGGGACAAATGGGAACTGTTCAAACTTGCACTCGAAGCTGAGGAAGCCATGGCCGTTCGAGAATTTGATCAACTGCAGTCTTTAAAGTACCTGCCTCTCTTGTCTCCATTCCCTCATCAGCTGCAAACGGCTGAACGCGTCTTGCTCGATATGCGTGGCCGCGCGATCCTCGCCGATGAAGTAGGTTTGGGGAAAACGATAGAAGCTGGACTGATCATGAAAGAATACATGGTTCGTGGACTGGCAAAAAAGATACTTGTACTCGTCCCTGCTTCTCTCGTCATCCAATGGACGAAGGAATTGCATCAAAAATTCGGGATCACGGCTGTCGCTCAGAAAAAAGAGTACATGTGGCGCCAGCACGATGTGGTAGTCGCCTCTATAGATACAGCCAAACGCGACCCGCATCGGCGGCACGTTCTCGACATTGATTACGATATGCTCATCATCGATGAAGCACATAAGCTCAAAAACAAGCGGACTCGCAACTACCAATTCGTCAAAGAAATCCGCAAGAAATACTGTCTGCTGCTGACGGCCACACCGATTCAGAATGAAATGGACGAGCTGTATAACCTGATCAATCTCTTAAAACCAGGCCATCTGGGACATACCGCTACCTTTTCTTCAAATTATGTGGAAGGCAAGCGGCAGTCCAAAAACAGCGAGAAGCTGCGAGAAGAAGTCGAGAAGGTCATGATCCGCAACAAGCGAAGCGATGGTGGTATTCAATTCACTAGTCGACGTGTCCAATCCGTACCGATCGAGCTTTCCACTGAAGAAATGGCTCTCTACGACGGCGTCACACGCTTTGTACGGGAACAGTATCATACAGGAATCTCAGGTGCAGGCGGTTTTAATTCCCTTTCTCTCATCACCCTGCAGCGAGAGGTTTGTTCGAGTAAAGAAGCCGCCTTTATGACCCTTTACAATATGCATCAACGCATGGCAGAGAACTCCCCCATGAGGGAACAGATCGTAGAACTTGTGGAGATGATTAAGCGGATCGAGAATCACTCCAAAGCCGCCAAAACCGTGGAATTGATTCAAAATATCAATGACAAGGTAATCATCTTTACGGAATACCGCGCTACCCAAAACTATTTGCAAAAGTACTTGCACGATCACGGCATCACTTCCGTACCTTTTCGCGGCGGGTTTAAACGCAGTAAAAAAGACTGGATGACGGACCTGTTCCAAAATCGCGCCCAAGTGCTGATTGCTACAGAAGCCGGCGGTGAAGGGATCAACTTGCAATTTTGCAATCAGGTGATCAACTACGACATGCCATGGAATCCTATGCGTGTCGAGCAGCGAATCGGGCGTGTCCATCGCCTCGGTCAGAAACGGGACGTCTATATCCACAACCTTTCTACCGTGGGAACAATCGAGGAACACATCTTGAACCTGCTCTACGAAAAAATCGATCTGTTTGAAATGGTGATCGGGGAATTGGACGACATCGTCGAGCGACTCAATCTCAATCACTCTCTCGAAGAAAATCTCATCCAGATCATCATGGACTCACGATCCTCCAAGGAAATGGCTCTCAAGCTAGACAACATGGGACATGCCATCCGAGCCATTCGCCAGTCGCAGCCTCGGACTGATTCTACGTTATCCGAAGCCGCAGACCAATAA
- the gcvT gene encoding glycine cleavage system aminomethyltransferase GcvT, which translates to MSTLKRTPLFDSYAKYGGKTIDFGGWELPVQFSGIGQEHEAVRTKAGLFDVSHMGEVDVKGENALAYLQRVTTNDVSKLAVGQAQYSVLCYPDGGTVDDLLVYKYADDHYLLVINAGNIDKDYAWLQEHLMEGVTIENISPQTAQLAIQGPVAERILQKVTTTDLSQIGVFRFQSDVLVDGVPALVSRTGYTGEDGFEIYLAADQAAKLWDTLLAAGAEEGLVPCGLGARDTLRFESKLPLYGQELSQTITPIEAGIGFAVKVDKEVPFIGQEVLKAQKENGAPRKLVGIEMIDRGIPRTHYPVYVGEELIGEVTTGTQSPTLKKNVGLALIKSEHAALGTTLEVEIRGKRLKAEVVAAPFYKRPKN; encoded by the coding sequence ATGTCCACATTGAAAAGAACACCGCTGTTTGATTCTTATGCGAAGTACGGTGGGAAAACCATTGACTTCGGTGGCTGGGAACTGCCCGTTCAGTTTTCTGGTATCGGTCAAGAGCATGAAGCAGTACGGACCAAAGCTGGACTGTTTGACGTTTCCCACATGGGAGAAGTGGATGTAAAAGGAGAAAATGCACTCGCTTATCTCCAGCGCGTCACGACCAATGACGTGTCCAAACTGGCTGTCGGTCAGGCACAATACAGTGTCCTCTGCTATCCGGATGGCGGCACCGTCGACGATCTGTTGGTGTATAAATACGCTGATGACCACTACTTGCTGGTCATTAATGCAGGCAATATTGACAAGGACTACGCTTGGCTGCAAGAGCACCTGATGGAAGGCGTCACAATCGAAAATATCTCGCCGCAGACGGCTCAGCTCGCGATTCAAGGTCCGGTCGCAGAACGTATTTTGCAAAAAGTGACGACTACTGACTTGTCTCAAATTGGCGTTTTCCGCTTTCAATCCGATGTTCTGGTAGATGGAGTTCCTGCACTAGTCTCCCGTACTGGCTACACTGGTGAAGACGGCTTTGAAATTTACCTGGCTGCAGACCAGGCGGCAAAGCTCTGGGATACCTTGCTTGCAGCAGGTGCAGAAGAAGGCTTGGTGCCGTGTGGTTTGGGTGCGCGTGATACTCTGCGCTTTGAATCCAAGCTCCCACTCTATGGCCAAGAGCTGAGTCAGACGATTACGCCGATCGAAGCGGGCATTGGCTTTGCCGTAAAAGTTGACAAGGAAGTGCCGTTTATTGGTCAAGAAGTGCTCAAGGCACAAAAAGAAAACGGTGCACCTCGCAAGCTGGTCGGAATTGAAATGATCGATCGAGGTATTCCTCGCACGCACTACCCGGTATATGTGGGCGAAGAGCTGATCGGAGAAGTCACGACAGGGACCCAGTCTCCTACCTTGAAAAAAAACGTTGGTCTCGCGCTGATCAAGAGTGAGCATGCCGCGCTGGGAACCACACTCGAAGTTGAAATTCGCGGAAAACGACTCAAAGCAGAAGTGGTTGCCGCTCCTTTCTATAAACGTCCAAAAAATTGA
- the gcvPA gene encoding aminomethyl-transferring glycine dehydrogenase subunit GcvPA yields MKYRYLPQTDQDKREMLATLGISSVEELFADIPEEVRFKGAIQIPEALSEPELVKYFTGLANKNVNFSTHVNFLGAGVYQHYTPSTVNHMLLRGEFFTAYTPYQPEISQGELQAIFEFQTMVCELTGMEVANSSMYDGATSLAEAAMMAAGHTGKKRVIVSRAVHPEARGVLKTYAYGQNVELVEVGINSEGVTDTQALEALINDNTAAVIVQYPNFFGNVEDLSVVESIAHGNGALLITSSNPLALGVLEAPGKLGADIVVGDMQPFGIPASFGGPHCGYFATTTKLMRKMPGRIVGQTKDENGKRGFVLTLQAREQHIRREKATSNICSNQALLALAAAITMTALGKQGVQEMAMMNLQKAHYAKQVLQAKGLEVVFTSPFFNEFAVKLSQPVADVNKKLLGAGIIGGYDLGLDYPEFAGHMLLAVTELRTKEEIDQLAQELEAITRA; encoded by the coding sequence GTGAAATACCGCTACCTGCCCCAAACCGATCAGGACAAGCGCGAAATGCTGGCTACTCTCGGCATTTCCAGTGTCGAAGAACTGTTTGCCGATATCCCAGAAGAAGTACGCTTCAAAGGTGCTATCCAAATTCCAGAGGCTCTCTCTGAGCCAGAACTGGTTAAATACTTTACCGGCTTGGCTAATAAAAACGTTAATTTCAGCACACATGTAAACTTCTTGGGTGCTGGTGTTTATCAGCATTACACGCCGAGTACAGTCAACCACATGCTGTTGCGTGGTGAGTTTTTTACGGCTTACACACCTTACCAGCCAGAAATCAGCCAAGGCGAGCTGCAAGCCATTTTTGAATTCCAAACAATGGTATGCGAGCTGACTGGGATGGAAGTAGCCAACTCTTCTATGTACGATGGCGCGACTTCCTTGGCAGAAGCAGCGATGATGGCAGCAGGACACACAGGGAAAAAGCGCGTGATCGTCTCCCGTGCTGTGCATCCAGAAGCACGTGGCGTGTTGAAAACATATGCATACGGACAAAACGTGGAATTGGTCGAAGTAGGCATCAACAGTGAGGGTGTCACCGATACACAAGCGCTCGAAGCTTTGATCAATGACAACACAGCGGCCGTTATCGTACAATACCCGAACTTCTTTGGTAACGTAGAGGACTTGTCGGTTGTTGAATCTATCGCACACGGAAATGGAGCTCTTTTGATCACATCCTCCAATCCGCTCGCACTAGGCGTACTGGAAGCACCAGGCAAGCTAGGTGCTGACATCGTGGTAGGTGACATGCAGCCATTCGGGATTCCTGCTTCGTTTGGCGGACCACACTGCGGTTATTTCGCTACAACAACCAAGCTGATGCGCAAAATGCCAGGTCGGATCGTCGGTCAGACAAAGGACGAGAATGGCAAGCGCGGCTTCGTTTTGACGCTGCAAGCTCGTGAACAGCACATTCGTCGTGAAAAAGCGACTTCAAATATTTGCTCCAACCAAGCTCTGCTCGCGCTGGCCGCAGCGATTACCATGACCGCACTGGGCAAGCAAGGCGTACAGGAAATGGCGATGATGAACCTGCAAAAAGCACACTACGCAAAACAAGTGCTGCAAGCAAAAGGGCTGGAAGTAGTGTTCACCTCACCATTCTTTAACGAATTTGCTGTGAAGCTGTCCCAACCGGTAGCCGACGTAAACAAAAAGCTGCTGGGCGCAGGAATCATCGGTGGTTATGACCTGGGTCTGGATTATCCAGAGTTTGCAGGACATATGCTCCTGGCCGTGACTGAACTGAGAACGAAAGAAGAAATTGACCAACTGGCGCAGGAATTGGAGGCGATCACTCGTGCATAA
- the gcvPB gene encoding aminomethyl-transferring glycine dehydrogenase subunit GcvPB: protein MHKDQEKALIFEMSKPGRVGYNLPALDVPEVEVASLLPKHLIRETPAELPEVSELQLVRHYTELSRRNHGVDNGFYPLGSCTMKYNPKINEDIARYAGFAQTHPYQPEETVQGGLELLYNLQEELAEITGMDQVTLQPAAGAAGEWTGLMMIRAYHESRGEGHRTKVIVPNSAHGTNPASAAVAGLDTVTIPSNDRGLVDIQALREAVGSDTAALMLTNPNTLGLFEEDIVEMAQIVHEAGGLLYYDGANANAILGIARPGDMGFDVVHLNLHKTFTGPHGGGGPGAGPVGVKKVLEPFLPTPIVAKKEDGTFYWDSNRPQSIGRVKGYNGNFGILVRAYSYIRTMGPKGLLQVSQNAVLNANYMMRRLATAYHLPFDQVCKHEFVLSGVLQKKQGVRTLDIAKRLLDFGYHPPTIYFPLIVDECLMIEPTETETKETLDEFIEAMLQIARECEETPEIVQEAPHTTVVKRLDEATAARKPILRYQPQA from the coding sequence GTGCATAAAGACCAGGAGAAAGCATTGATTTTTGAAATGAGTAAACCAGGCCGTGTGGGCTACAATCTGCCGGCATTGGATGTACCTGAGGTAGAAGTAGCCAGCCTGCTGCCGAAGCACCTCATTCGCGAGACGCCAGCCGAGTTGCCGGAAGTATCCGAGCTTCAACTGGTACGTCACTACACCGAGCTATCCCGTCGTAATCACGGCGTAGACAATGGGTTCTATCCGCTCGGCTCTTGCACCATGAAATACAATCCAAAAATCAACGAAGATATCGCTCGTTACGCTGGTTTTGCCCAAACACACCCGTACCAGCCGGAAGAAACCGTACAAGGTGGTTTGGAGCTGCTCTACAATCTGCAAGAAGAACTGGCAGAAATCACGGGTATGGATCAGGTCACGCTGCAGCCTGCAGCAGGTGCAGCAGGTGAATGGACCGGTCTGATGATGATTCGTGCATACCACGAGAGTCGCGGCGAAGGTCATCGTACGAAAGTCATCGTGCCAAACTCTGCGCATGGTACCAACCCGGCGTCCGCAGCTGTAGCTGGTCTCGACACGGTTACCATCCCGTCCAATGACCGTGGCTTGGTAGACATTCAGGCATTACGTGAAGCAGTTGGTTCGGATACAGCAGCTCTGATGCTGACCAATCCAAACACACTCGGTCTGTTTGAAGAAGATATCGTAGAAATGGCGCAGATTGTCCACGAAGCAGGCGGACTTCTGTATTATGATGGAGCCAATGCCAACGCAATCTTGGGTATCGCTCGTCCGGGCGACATGGGCTTTGACGTCGTGCATCTGAACTTGCACAAAACGTTTACAGGTCCTCATGGCGGCGGTGGACCAGGTGCAGGTCCGGTTGGGGTCAAGAAAGTACTTGAGCCATTCCTTCCAACCCCTATCGTTGCGAAAAAAGAAGACGGTACGTTCTACTGGGATAGCAATCGCCCACAATCGATCGGTCGTGTAAAAGGCTACAACGGAAACTTTGGTATTCTCGTGCGCGCTTATAGCTACATTCGTACGATGGGTCCAAAAGGTTTGCTGCAGGTATCGCAAAATGCTGTGTTGAACGCCAACTACATGATGCGTCGCCTGGCAACGGCATACCATCTGCCATTTGATCAAGTGTGCAAGCATGAATTCGTTCTGTCCGGCGTTTTGCAAAAGAAACAGGGTGTTCGTACACTCGATATCGCGAAACGTCTGTTGGACTTCGGCTACCATCCGCCGACCATCTACTTCCCGCTGATTGTAGATGAGTGCTTGATGATCGAGCCGACCGAAACAGAGACAAAAGAGACGCTCGATGAATTCATCGAGGCGATGCTGCAAATTGCCCGCGAGTGTGAAGAGACTCCGGAAATCGTACAGGAAGCACCGCATACTACTGTGGTAAAACGCCTGGACGAGGCGACTGCTGCACGCAAACCAATCCTACGTTACCAGCCGCAAGCCTAA
- a CDS encoding undecaprenyldiphospho-muramoylpentapeptide beta-N-acetylglucosaminyltransferase gives MKKRIVFTGGGSAGHVTVNLALIPHFLEAGWEVAYIGSTNGIEKELVGVLASVRYVGISSGKLRRYFDWKNVTDPFRVTKGIWEAFRFLRAWKPDIIFSKGGFVSVPVVLGGWMNRLPVVIHESDLTPGLANRLSVPFASKVCVTFPETVHRLPASKGVYVGAVIRSELLNGSRESGISQCGFTPRKPVLLVMGGSLGARRINEVVRSQLQALLTDYQVVHICGKGQRDESLQQAGYRQYEYVTDEMPDLLAMADLVVSRAGSNAIFECLALRKPMLLIPLSKTASRGDQILNARSFEKRGFCEVLLEEDLSDTTFLQALKKLRENRSDLLRCMKEDTQADALTQVISLLKNTAS, from the coding sequence ATGAAAAAGCGAATTGTCTTTACTGGCGGTGGATCGGCAGGACATGTGACGGTTAATCTCGCCTTGATTCCTCATTTTCTGGAGGCAGGTTGGGAAGTCGCCTATATCGGCTCGACGAACGGAATTGAAAAGGAGCTGGTCGGGGTACTGGCTAGCGTTCGATATGTAGGAATCTCATCTGGCAAGCTTCGCCGTTATTTCGACTGGAAAAACGTCACGGACCCGTTCCGCGTCACGAAAGGAATCTGGGAGGCTTTTCGCTTTTTACGCGCATGGAAACCGGATATCATTTTTTCCAAGGGCGGGTTTGTCTCCGTTCCAGTCGTACTGGGAGGCTGGATGAATCGTCTGCCAGTCGTGATACATGAATCCGACCTGACTCCGGGATTGGCCAATCGCTTATCAGTTCCATTTGCCAGTAAAGTTTGTGTCACCTTTCCGGAAACCGTCCATCGTCTACCGGCATCAAAAGGCGTCTATGTAGGGGCTGTGATCCGTTCTGAGCTGCTGAATGGATCGCGGGAGAGTGGAATCTCCCAGTGCGGATTTACGCCACGAAAGCCCGTTCTGCTCGTCATGGGTGGCAGTCTGGGAGCTCGTCGGATCAATGAAGTGGTACGAAGCCAGCTGCAGGCTTTGCTCACTGATTATCAGGTCGTTCACATCTGCGGGAAAGGTCAACGGGACGAATCACTTCAGCAAGCCGGTTATCGGCAGTATGAGTATGTCACAGACGAAATGCCCGATTTGCTGGCGATGGCGGACCTGGTCGTGTCTCGTGCTGGCTCCAATGCGATCTTTGAATGCCTCGCACTACGCAAACCCATGCTGCTGATTCCGTTATCTAAAACAGCGAGTCGTGGTGATCAGATATTGAATGCACGTTCCTTTGAAAAGAGAGGCTTTTGCGAGGTGCTATTGGAGGAGGATTTATCGGATACGACATTTTTGCAAGCTCTGAAAAAACTACGAGAAAATCGATCCGATCTGTTGCGTTGTATGAAAGAGGATACACAGGCAGATGCGCTGACTCAGGTCATATCCCTCCTCAAGAATACGGCGAGCTGA
- a CDS encoding lipoate--protein ligase family protein produces the protein MEQWRYIVTEAMSPAMNMAVDEAILQLHSEGKVPPTVRFYTWNPATLSIGYFQKAIKEINMDALRESGLGFVRRATGGRAVLHDKELTYSVIVSEEHPNMPSSVTEAYKTISLGLLHGFQNLGLKAEMVSLASEEEKEKYSSPGSSACFDSPSWYELVVEGKKVAGSAQTRQKGVILQHGSILLDMDVEMLFSLLNFPSERVKQRMIDSFRQKAVTINEVSSRPIGLQEAIDAFGRGFASGLEVELVPSELTEEERTLAEELVRTRYSTEEWNLRR, from the coding sequence ATGGAACAGTGGCGTTATATTGTGACGGAAGCAATGTCTCCCGCGATGAATATGGCAGTGGATGAGGCTATCTTGCAATTGCACAGCGAAGGCAAGGTACCGCCGACTGTCCGTTTTTACACTTGGAATCCGGCCACACTGTCAATCGGATATTTTCAAAAGGCGATTAAGGAAATCAATATGGATGCGTTGAGAGAAAGCGGCTTAGGTTTTGTCCGCCGAGCAACAGGTGGGCGCGCCGTTCTTCACGACAAAGAACTCACCTATAGCGTCATCGTGTCAGAAGAGCACCCTAATATGCCATCCAGCGTGACAGAGGCATACAAGACCATTAGTCTGGGGCTACTACACGGTTTTCAAAACCTGGGACTGAAGGCAGAAATGGTGTCTTTGGCGAGTGAAGAGGAGAAGGAAAAGTACAGCTCTCCTGGGTCGTCTGCTTGCTTTGATTCGCCGTCATGGTATGAGCTGGTTGTCGAAGGGAAAAAGGTAGCTGGTAGTGCACAAACTAGACAAAAGGGCGTAATTCTCCAACACGGCTCCATCCTGCTGGACATGGATGTGGAGATGTTGTTCTCCCTATTGAATTTCCCGTCCGAGCGTGTCAAACAACGGATGATCGATAGCTTCCGCCAAAAAGCAGTTACGATTAATGAAGTCAGTTCTCGTCCAATCGGTCTGCAGGAAGCGATCGATGCATTTGGGCGAGGCTTCGCATCCGGTCTGGAAGTCGAGTTGGTTCCTTCTGAACTCACGGAGGAAGAACGGACGTTGGCAGAAGAACTTGTCCGCACGCGATATTCCACAGAAGAATGGAATTTGCGGCGCTAG
- the dat gene encoding D-amino-acid transaminase — protein MLYVGGKWVEEGEAAVHPEDRGYNFGDGIYEVVRIYKGKMYQWDAHLTRLYRSAREIKMELPWSAEELSTLAHQLMEKNNITENDDATLYLQVSRGVSPRVHDIPAESKPVIMGFARHKARPLADMKKGQSAQLIEDIRWLRCDIKTLNLLGAVLVKQYAKDKGAQDSILHRDGIVTECSSANLFAVKNGALYTHPADHLILNGITRKVVIDLAKENGITVNEEAFTTDFLKQADEVFLTSTTAEIMPLVSVDGQPVGEGTVGPVSLKLQELFEQHINASVLV, from the coding sequence ATGCTGTATGTTGGTGGAAAATGGGTAGAAGAAGGGGAAGCTGCCGTACATCCTGAAGATCGCGGATACAACTTTGGTGACGGGATCTATGAGGTCGTACGCATTTACAAAGGCAAGATGTATCAATGGGATGCCCATCTCACCCGCTTGTACAGAAGTGCCCGCGAAATCAAAATGGAACTGCCGTGGAGCGCTGAGGAGCTGAGCACTTTGGCACACCAATTGATGGAGAAAAACAACATCACTGAGAACGATGACGCGACTCTTTATCTGCAAGTTTCACGCGGTGTCTCTCCTCGCGTTCACGATATCCCAGCTGAGAGCAAGCCTGTCATCATGGGCTTTGCACGACACAAAGCTCGCCCCTTAGCTGACATGAAAAAGGGGCAATCCGCTCAACTAATCGAAGACATCCGCTGGCTTCGTTGCGACATCAAAACGCTCAACCTGCTTGGAGCGGTACTGGTGAAACAGTATGCAAAAGACAAAGGTGCACAGGATTCGATTCTGCACCGCGACGGTATTGTTACAGAGTGTAGTTCTGCCAACCTTTTCGCAGTGAAAAACGGTGCGCTCTACACACACCCGGCTGATCATTTGATCCTGAACGGCATTACGCGTAAGGTCGTCATCGATCTGGCCAAAGAAAATGGGATCACGGTAAACGAGGAAGCTTTTACGACTGACTTCCTGAAGCAAGCGGATGAAGTGTTCTTGACTAGTACAACCGCAGAGATCATGCCTCTGGTTTCCGTCGATGGTCAACCTGTCGGAGAGGGAACAGTCGGACCTGTTTCATTAAAACTGCAAGAGCTGTTTGAACAACATATCAACGCCAGTGTACTCGTATAA